The Gossypium arboreum isolate Shixiya-1 chromosome 6, ASM2569848v2, whole genome shotgun sequence DNA window catagtccaagtaaatgctgatcttttcttcatggttGAATCCTATAAATTCTCTAAAAGATGCCTTTGCTAAGTCTttgctgcttaatctgagcctcgatctcttactcacttatctccatgatactcatcaaaaagtgccagctcttggataatcttcattggcaattaaatcaagtcatgtattccttcgtggacttccggctttctctcgtcatgctcttggataacctttgttggcttgaatctctggcaatTACATCATATATTCCTTCGTGCACTATCAGCTTTCTCTCGTCATGTTTATTTGGACTATATTCAGATGAtcgtattataatccactttatcaagaaattcgtttccttatgacaaactattctatttagaaatcgaatttcgaatcaacaccttcttttctttgatgtaatgcaatacaaatgcatgaatacaaaaaggtatcgattctaattcagtttcattttagaaaacgttatttaaggaacaaaaatcttttcataaaacgaATTCGCCCGTAGGcccagagtcttaaccctatctaataacaaagctaactTTCGACCAGATCTGACtgtagctcatattggtgctcaacATGCTCGCCCTTTCTACCAGTATCTGTAAATGATCAGCTATCTTTTGAATTTAAATTACGGCTTCACCTATGAAGTAAGCTCTACAACCAAAGACACCTCCTCCAATGTCTGTGAAGTTGCTCTGATTACCTTGAAAGAAAGATTGGCGAACAAGTAGGCATTCCAGCTTCGCAGCATACTGCCTTAAAATGATATCAAACATCCTCAGTGCTTCTTGAGAGTCTTCAAATTTCTGCCCCTACAGAACATTTTGAATTGCTTGCATAGGTATCTTCGCAGCATAGCTAATCTCCactttaaaagtttttaaacaataCGATCTTCTTTAATCTCATGCTCATTTGGGTTGTTCCAACCATTAGGTCTTGTatttccattatttctgataGGTACAATCATCCTAAAGTACCACAGTAAATTCCagcttgttgtttggtagcggTCTTATAGTAAGTGAGTCTTTCTACCATCATaagcaaaattctttccatccaattcAATTTTGTATGTCTTATACCCCTACCATCCACGAGGTGACTATCTTCATCTGTAATGGTAGAAGTGTCCTCAAGACTCCCACGCTCACCTTGAATTGTTCATCTATCTTCATGTCAAACAAATACTGCAATTCCCCATAACtattgtagaacaactgcttggcttcGTTACTCCATTAATCcaatatttcctttaactcttgGAGGTTATTTTACATCACACTAATGAGAGTGTAATCCCATAATCCTGATATGTATCCTTCGGTGACACTATTTCCTTTTTTTatctgggttttctctgaccaagcACAAACGAAagagttgtcctccactttattaagatattcgttccccattacaaaactttctaactcagaaatcgaaccttgaatcaACATCTTTTAATgataaatgacatgcaatgatagcaaaataagaaaaacaagtcagtgtcacatatataaaaaaatataataaataagaacttataaaggtaggcactaaaggtcatcatcatactacctggggcaagcacttaaagttcactacatgtagttcggttctaaagcaagggtacctgaaccagtagattcctcgatcctcaccaattataggctcatatggaccaagttcggtTCAAGGGGggcacatttccctatggccatgcagagatgaaaatctcacgaagacataggtacggatgtatcctggaaacaatccactagcccatgcggaggtgaaaacctcacgaaagcatagcttctcactcccacttaagggtgtaaccacaacggtcatgcaaatgcaatgtgtgcataaacaataacaaacatatgcaacaaacacatgtaaaaaaaatgacgtattttaaaaattttccaaatttccgacattaagacagaaaataatcaatttttggcttgactctcttataggtccccagtggagtcgccaagctgtcgaaacctatTTTTTAAAGGGGTTTGATAAACGGGGTTtgactttttgaaaaatgaaaatgggagtcgccaccaatctttttaggtgtgattggatcaccttataaaatgttttgttttaaaacattaattttggtctacgaaattatgagaaaaataggttcgggagtcggttacgtacgaggaaggattagcaccctcgtaacgcccaaaattggtaccaaattgaataattttttgtcttaatgtcagaaaatttgaaaagattttaaaacttgaacaatttaaagttaaaacttgagattcctttgttccgaaagtatacaaacatcacatccaacatgttaggacacgatgttttaaatcctcgtaactaaaattatctcatgattttgaaaatttattaaaaggatatttggttatttagtcaaaccaaaaaaaatcacaacccagcatgttagggcactattttccgaatttctaaacaccaaacattgccttatttaagaaaaaaaaatttcaattaaatgaaatatattttttaaaacaatggataatatagaatttaataaaaaataatttgatataaatactaaaattattaaaaaaataaaatataaaagagaattaaaaaaaattaaggagatagggattaaataaaaaggttgaaaacgaagatgaacaaagaataaataagaacaaaccgtagaaaataagaacgcaagagggagagaaatttgagtgaatgctctcaagaattatTATTGCTTCTCAAAACTCAAGTGTAGTCAAGTTCTTTTACAatgaggggagaggcctctatttatagttgagcctccccaaatccaacggtacagatcaattacatcaacggttaaaattaaaggatatctacaaattaaatctccaagattacaaaatcatatcttctaagattatatatcatatctaagattatatcatatctaagattgcatatcacatcaaagattgcatatcattgaagattatatttccatatgagtcaaacttgtagatggaccttaaatcttttcaagtaatgggccattccgatcgggccaaattatatttgtaattctagactgaacttggactttattttttctttttggggtttattatttttatttttaaacttatttctgggcccgggcaaaattgagtatCTACAGCAGTGTCCCCTCCGCAAGGTCCAAAGCTTTTCACACATCATGATTTACACTCAACAATATTGTATAGCGATATCTAACAGAATTACTCTTTTTCCCATCTTAACTTCATCTAGTCTATCGATAATTCTCTTCTATATTCCACATTAAATAAACAGACATTACATGAAATTCATAAACATCTTTCATATTGACACACTGATGGATCACAAAATATCCAAAACTATCCAAAACTATTAAAAGAGAACAAAACTTTGATAATTCTCTACTGTAATAAGCATACGTATCTTATTAATCTTATTATTTTATACAACAAAACTTTGATAATTATCTTCTGTAATAACCAAAAATATTTTGTTATCTAAAAATATAACTACTCTAATAACCATATGTATCTTTTATCtaaaattatccaaaataatataaaatattatattaataagattaaaattttaaaaaatattttttaaatcaatatttacttttatcaaaCAATGCAATTATATTTGAtacttatatttattaatttaccaaaCAATTTTTAGTATAAATTAAGCACTTATATAATTTAGTAGTAAAAATTCAATACTTAATTTTTAGCActtaaatttttagtttatcaAACACACACCTTTAGTGAAAAGTGATCTAGATTCTAATACGGGTGAGGTTGTTACATGGTAAAAagtaattttgattcaattatacatattaaaaaaattcatattttcaTGTTgagtaattataattatttttgtatacaATAATTAAATGTAGAATGATGCCACATTAGTAATAATGTTAGTGGTActtaaaaattgaaacaaaatcaaaatttcattggTACAAATTAAGGTTCATATTTGTTAATCAAGTTTTAACTTCGTTAAAATCGTTGCTATTGCAACAATCAAGAGGATACAGTTCGAGTACCCTTTAATGTGTTTTTTCTCTGATTTGATTGTTGAAGAGGGATTATAGTTAAAGTAGGCtttgtattaaaaaaaatttaaagttcaTGTGTAatcaaaatatttacaaaatatgCTATAAAATCTTAAGGTAAACTACATTGGTAGTCACCCAATTGTTCGaccttttcttttttggtcaccaaTCATTAAATTACTGGCAGAAAGATAACTTAGTaactttaaccctcaacatttatatattatgtcaatttagtcttgatttaaaaaaataactctcaacatttacacattatgtaatttaatcttttttttcagttttatttttctttgcgacattgagtattaattttaaaagaatgagaaaagataaaattatcttaaattttttttagtatttttgtttttggaataattttataaaatttagctgatttttttaaaatttttaaatgaaaaggttaagaaaaacaaaatgtataaaacaaaaactaaattTTTCATACAACGTGTAAATATTATTAATGATTAAAATTGCTATTTGCATTTACAGACCCTCCAACAACAGCCTATCTCGTAAGAACGGTCCGACCAATTCAAGTCTGCATATCTGCAGAAAAGGGATTCGGAGAATTTCCTGGTTCCGACCAATTTAGTAAGAACGGTCTCGACTCATTCACTGCATCTCGTAGCTTGTTAACGTACACGTCTAAACCTGCCTTTTAATAagactaaataatttatttatgtagTCGGTGCGGGATAAGGCCACTTCTTTATATTTGAAGGGCTTCCGTTTCAATGAATACAGGGTACAAATCACGTTTGAATTTTAGATTAGCAGCTAATTGTACGGTACATCCCTCAAATTATCATCCTCATTTTCaattatcataaattttaaaacgtTTTAATTATATCTCTAAacttttaatattatatcaattaagtcctttcattattaaagtcattaatttaaccattaaaatTAAATAGCACATCAAAttttatataactaaatttaaaatgaaatttttaaagaaataaaatattatcaTGTAACTAAAATTGAAGTAAAACTGGAAAGAAAAAGTTAATGATAAATCTTTTGTAAAAActtcaaaattaagatttttaaaacATCAATTTCTACAATAactatttattttcttaaaattttgattttaaattatatGCAACGTGTTTAAAactttcaataatataaataccTACTTAATAAAACCCGGTTTGCATTATCAGAGGAATGAATGGTACCAAAAAGGGTAACTACTAGATCATAAGCCCCGTTCAGTTAGTCCAAGCTTAGGGACCAAGTGAATAACTGTGGTCATCGGCCAAATTGCTTCGTCATTAGGGTTATTAGGGCTCCACACTCGTCTCAGCCCCGCCTTGCCAATGGCAAGGACAAACGCCAACGACCTTAAAGCTTTGCTCGTTTCCGAGCCTGCATCTCTGCAGTTGAGGGCCCGGGGACTTTCCTGGATCTGGCCAGATTACAAGCACCGGCCGCAACCCATTCACTTCGTCTAATAGTTGGTTAACTTGCGGGTCTAAACCTGCCTTTTATTAATACTAAATAATTCATTTATGTAGCCGATGTGGGATAAGTTTtacatcttttcttttcctatTTCCTTGAGTACAGGATACGAAAGTTGAATAATGTTGGCTTTTTTTAACTGACTCCCATACCGTTGAAAGCCTATGGAATGATTTAAAGAACATTAATGAATAACTATATTCGAATTTGTCTCCCAAGTTCCAATGGACATTTTAACAGTTAGAAACTTGTTTAAGCTATGAAGTACGAACACATGTAATACGGGTACAATATAAGACGGGTTTGCATTATCAAAGGAATGGCAAAAATGTTACACCACAAAGATGAACAGCCATTAAATGAAGCAGACTACATTTGCATATTGTTATGGATTGGCCTCAACTGAACTGATTCGACCAGCTAGATGGGAAAACGAAGGTTCTAATGTGCCTAATTGGTTTGCTTCCAAGCTGAACTGACAAGCATTAAGCTTAATTGTTAAACAAGCAAACTCTTGTAAAATCACCACTTACTGATCATATCTCCACCTGTAAACATCATCTCAAAAACAGAAGAGCAATGATCATACATCATCTTGTTATTTGTCAAGTATATTTTGTATATGACCTGTGACAATCTCTGCAACAATTTCCGGGGAAAAGCTATTGATCATGTCTTTCCTTGCCTGCCTACCTTTAGCCCTGGCTTCCTCCACGTTACTGATCACATGCCTCATAAGAGCTCGAAGCTTAATAACTGACGGTTCAGCCCACAAATGCCCCTTAAATGGTCCTTCCGTTACCTCACTCTTTCTTTCCACTGGCAATGGGTAACTATTCTCCTCTGTCAAATACTCAGTAGGCCCTGACCAATTAGTTGTTATTACCGGCAACGACATTGCCATGGCTTCCACAACAGGCCTTCCCCATCCTTCTCCTCTTGATGGAAGAACAAACGCATTGGCAGCCTTGTATAGTCGAGGCAAGTCAATGTGAGCTATATGAGTATCAATGACATACACCAAAGCCCATCCATTAGCTGGCTTTTGCATATCAGAGTCTTCCACAAACTGGACAATCTTGTTGTCGAAATCTCTACTAGAATGATAAGGATTAGTCAACAAGTACAAAGCCACCCCATCATCCTTGGAGAACTCTTTCAAATATGCTTCGAGCAAAACATCCCATCCTTTCCTAAACTCCCATTTGAAGACACTCAAGAACACAAACTCCTTTCCAGGGCTTGAATTGGGGGTTTTTGCACCTAAAACCAGATTCCCCTTGGAAGCAATATCCAACGGCTCATACTTGGAGGGATCAAAGAACCTCACATCAATAGGCTGCACAACTTTCATAACCTTAGATGGATCAACACCACTTTGCACAAATGTGGACACATGAAACTCAGTAGGAACCCAAACAGAATCCATTCTGTTACAACGCTTAACATGTTCCGAATTCAATCTATCCGTCTCGAACATGGTCCTACCGATAACAAACATGAAATCATGATAACCCGTTGGAGGACAAGGAAGAGTTTCAAACAATGGGGGATACCAAGCACCAGGCTCACTATGGCAAACCACAAAGGTCTCATTTGTTCTGCAATCAGTTCGGTGCAACTCAATTGCCAAATCCCTTACATTTTGAGGCAATCCCTCCCAAAACTCTAGTGACTCCAAATCACCATGTTGGTAAATACCCAATTTAAAACTCGGGTTTTCTCGACTTTTCATGTATTCATCGAGTGCTAAAACATAAGACCATGCTTCTGAACTATATCCACCACCTGAAAGGAAGGGAGCCATCCATAGAACACAGTGAGGGCGCCTGGAAATGGGATTTGGCCAATCGGGTTTATTGGGTTTTGGGGTTTTTAGCATAAATGAGAAAACAGATTGAAGGAATGTAGGGTGGTAAGAAGCGAGACTTGATTTGAGGTGGAAGATTTTGTAGTAGTTTGTTCTGCTAAAACTAAAAGAGATTGCTAAGAATAGAACAAGGACAGATGAAGAATAAACAATGAAAGATTTCAGATTTGGGGCCATCTCATAGAGGGAATTTACATTTACCAAATCATTAAATCTAACTCTAAATGATACTAGCTAAAGGAATAATAAGAAATGCAGCAAAAGCATTAAAAAAAGGGTAAAAAAGAGTACCAGAACCAGGGTTTTAGCAGCTAAAGCTTCAAATCTGAAATGGATTCTGAAAATGGAAAATTGTTTAAAGTAACTTTTAATTCATCCTATCTAACTTAATCAACACAGGAAGGATTTTGATTAAATGCAAACCCAGGATTCAAAAAATTTGCTGCATTTGGAGGCCTCTGGTTGGAATGGGATAATTAggttaattttctttttaattgtttCTAGGTGGCTCTAGAGGGTTAATGaatttcaaaacattttaatAGACAACAATTCCATATTTTTGGAATCGGATCggtaattgaaaaaaataaattatcgcGTTCGAATTCGAGTTCTatcatattaaaaaaattattattaaaaataaaaaatattcaatCAACTTTTAATCTGAATCAATCTATTTGTATTAATTTACGGGACAATTAATTTTTAACCTCTTTtcgaattaattataatttttaatttatattttataaatcatTCAAACACCACGATTCAAGTTAATTATTGATTTCCTCAACCTTAACCCATTTCATTCTAAGCCATTTTCAggttaaatttatattaatttgctAATAATAATTTTACACTGATTTTTTTATAAGGAATTTGGTAAGCCCAATACTTAATCTCTTAATCCATTGGTAGTTTTTGTAGGGACCTTAATTAAAATGTACTCTAAAGATGGTTTTTCCattatttaatttctttcgaTTTATTCACGCTTTATTTTAAGTTTGATTATTTGTTTATatcaaattataaagtaaaattttgaagATTTAATATATTCTGAGCAAAGTTTTTAGAAccaaaacaatggttgaactgGTCAAACCAATGGTTCATATGGTtggttaaataaatcattaaaaacataaaaataaaattattttaaaaaaataaaaaattgtttaaTCGGTTTTTCCAGCCTGATTCTACCAGCTTGTACCGATTCACAGATTAACCAGTCTGATGTCTCTCTCCGGATTGGTACCCAATCGGTTCAAACAACCATGACTCCAAGTCTCGACACTTTGTACATTTCGAATTTATTCTTCCGACTTTTACTTTCAATAATTTAATCTCTCTACTTTCAAATTAATTATAACAAcataatatttgaattgaaaagcTAACGATATTAACCatttgaattaaataataaaattataaaaatatagaaactaAATTATGTTGGAAAGTAAAGGATAAAGATTAAATCTAAAGGACCAAAACTGAAAATTAactatttttcataaattaaaaaaaaaaagctgatGGGTATGTGGCAGATATCTTAAGGTATAGATTAGATGAATGTTGATgtgaattatatatattatccCAAGCACATCCAGTGCAAATTCTGTAATTTTAATccacttatttttaaaattaataataaatgcaccttcttattatttatttgaaaCAAATAAAGGGTATTGATATAAAAGAGAGTATCCACTTTGTCAGATATTTTCTTTTTTCTGATTTTATGATGAATGTGGTACAACCTGATGTCTCTTTTTGATTCAATATTAATGGAAATTCTCCAttatttattaaagatttttataTGGACAAGTA harbors:
- the LOC108483994 gene encoding uncharacterized protein LOC108483994 produces the protein MAPNLKSFIVYSSSVLVLFLAISFSFSRTNYYKIFHLKSSLASYHPTFLQSVFSFMLKTPKPNKPDWPNPISRRPHCVLWMAPFLSGGGYSSEAWSYVLALDEYMKSRENPSFKLGIYQHGDLESLEFWEGLPQNVRDLAIELHRTDCRTNETFVVCHSEPGAWYPPLFETLPCPPTGYHDFMFVIGRTMFETDRLNSEHVKRCNRMDSVWVPTEFHVSTFVQSGVDPSKVMKVVQPIDVRFFDPSKYEPLDIASKGNLVLGAKTPNSSPGKEFVFLSVFKWEFRKGWDVLLEAYLKEFSKDDGVALYLLTNPYHSSRDFDNKIVQFVEDSDMQKPANGWALVYVIDTHIAHIDLPRLYKAANAFVLPSRGEGWGRPVVEAMAMSLPVITTNWSGPTEYLTEENSYPLPVERKSEVTEGPFKGHLWAEPSVIKLRALMRHVISNVEEARAKGRQARKDMINSFSPEIVAEIVTGHIQNILDK